One Candidatus Paceibacterota bacterium genomic region harbors:
- the smpB gene encoding SsrA-binding protein SmpB, giving the protein MSLIKNAKVTFDYEILETYTAGIELVGVEVKSVRAGRGSLKGAHVTIRGGEAYLIDAEIPAFQPKNAPKDFDPLRRRTLLLHKKELEKLAQSENTKGFTIVPISMYSKGRFIKIDIAIARGKKKYDKRESIKKRESSREINRTMKRHR; this is encoded by the coding sequence ATGAGCCTGATAAAAAACGCCAAAGTCACTTTTGATTATGAAATTCTCGAGACCTATACTGCAGGTATCGAGCTTGTTGGGGTGGAAGTGAAAAGTGTGCGTGCTGGACGCGGTTCCCTCAAAGGAGCACATGTGACTATCCGCGGCGGCGAAGCGTATCTCATAGATGCCGAGATCCCCGCGTTTCAACCCAAAAACGCGCCCAAAGATTTTGACCCGCTTCGCCGCCGCACCCTCCTTTTGCACAAAAAAGAGCTTGAGAAACTGGCTCAAAGTGAAAACACTAAAGGCTTTACAATAGTACCCATCTCAATGTACAGTAAAGGCCGTTTCATCAAGATAGACATTGCTATTGCCCGCGGTAAAAAGAAATACGACAAACGTGAGAGCATCAAAAAGCGTGAATCCTCGCGTGAAATAAACCGCACCATGAAACGTCATCGATAA
- a CDS encoding phosphatase PAP2-related protein, whose translation MLKNLSERHKKIWDKATAKSFGLASLFLLGALIFQKLADTYVLTLKEPPVSDILLNVIPSLDIDSFIIQSVLLFTLIVVVLFLVKPKYINFGIKSIALFVLTRSFFITLTHFGANPHQIVFDPNSFGYGLYNFLYNTHNDFFFSGHTGFPFLMAFIFWPEKRWRQAFFIISFVFGISVLLGHIHYSIDVFAAPFITYSIFALARFLFLKDYQLSRGS comes from the coding sequence ATGTTGAAAAATTTATCAGAAAGACATAAAAAGATTTGGGACAAGGCGACAGCCAAATCTTTCGGTCTAGCCTCTCTATTTCTGTTGGGCGCTTTGATTTTTCAGAAACTAGCTGATACTTATGTCCTGACGCTCAAGGAGCCGCCTGTCAGCGACATTCTCTTAAATGTCATCCCCAGTCTGGATATAGATTCTTTCATTATTCAGTCAGTTCTCCTCTTTACTCTTATTGTTGTAGTCCTTTTTTTAGTCAAGCCAAAATATATTAATTTTGGGATCAAGTCGATTGCCTTGTTTGTTTTGACTCGCTCTTTTTTTATCACCCTTACCCATTTCGGAGCCAATCCTCACCAAATTGTTTTTGATCCAAATAGTTTTGGCTACGGACTGTACAATTTTCTCTATAATACCCACAATGACTTTTTCTTTTCTGGGCACACCGGCTTTCCATTTTTAATGGCTTTCATTTTCTGGCCCGAAAAAAGGTGGCGGCAAGCTTTTTTTATTATTTCCTTTGTTTTTGGTATCAGCGTTCTACTCGGCCACATTCACTATTCGATCGATGTTTTTGCGGCTCCTTTTATTACGTATAGTATTTTCGCACTCGCCAGGTTTTTGTTTTTAAAGGACTATCAGCTTTCGAGGGGGAGTTAG
- a CDS encoding RNA polymerase sigma factor, with amino-acid sequence MDQLSTQKTDEELALLLQQGHEEALSVLIDRYDQKLLRYGRKFLSNSDNIEDIVQDVFIKVYQNIKSFNLSQRFSPWIYRIAHNAFVDQIRRKEKEPLALFDFDTLLDHHVVEDPAVEQKEKEEMNVLLEKGLDKLNPLYREVIVLHYFENLGYQEIADVLHIPIGTVGIRLKRAREALKKHIPYEQQF; translated from the coding sequence ATGGATCAACTCTCTACTCAAAAAACCGACGAGGAACTGGCCCTGCTACTCCAACAGGGTCATGAAGAAGCTCTGAGCGTCCTCATAGACCGCTATGATCAAAAGTTGCTACGTTATGGCAGAAAATTTCTTTCAAATTCTGATAATATAGAAGACATCGTCCAGGACGTGTTTATAAAAGTATATCAAAATATCAAAAGTTTCAATTTGAGTCAGCGATTTTCTCCATGGATTTATCGCATTGCCCACAATGCCTTTGTGGATCAGATTCGCAGAAAAGAAAAAGAACCCTTGGCTCTTTTTGACTTTGATACCTTACTTGACCATCATGTAGTCGAAGATCCAGCCGTAGAACAGAAAGAAAAGGAAGAAATGAACGTACTACTCGAGAAAGGTTTGGATAAGCTGAACCCCCTCTATCGAGAAGTCATCGTCCTCCACTATTTTGAAAATCTCGGTTATCAAGAAATTGCGGATGTCCTTCACATCCCTATCGGCACGGTTGGCATCCGCCTAAAGAGAGCCCGTGAAGCCTTAAAAAAACACATACCCTATGAACAACAATTTTAA